The Strongyloides ratti genome assembly S_ratti_ED321, scaffold srae_scaffold0000005 genome window below encodes:
- a CDS encoding Reverse transcriptase domain-containing protein, producing the protein MMSQSGTITANLLKIEGSAMATRKHVQSIREFNASQKRIDDWLERLDVAFLIARITDENQQRLVLIKDMSSKAFAEVMSKLEPMKLRDTLLAKLVDNLMDLYGTKKEGILVLRLELTNLKQKTDKDARQFSSRRDRFFSTVFVNGLSDDGAKKFIIATANPRQSNVVEYIGSNGTKCQCCVHNGHSKEKFRIKDATCRKCSRKKHLKYVCRSGKRFENKIKEIKFCDNESDSNSMFNLEMDMIESKNGNQFTKEFDIKINGFYVKEKLDTVTDRSIIFKEIWKSIGSPMLKKNNKPRKRAMIELRVFSKEKCFIERDVISLLKLVLNEIFYGKIEKISESPEFLIRSFVEKYPKLYKVDRTDGSNLNTKLYLKPEAIPKFVPARSHSLALRKVIKKEIQRLIAANIFQPDFSRTINPQLQVEQFPTPSLTDAINKIAGRCVFAKIDLKNAFNQLHMDSESMKILTVSTPKGLMAVKKLQPGIASALAIFQHHMYDGLGNMEMVSCYFDDIIVAGKSKNDLISRLDVVFKKLNEMGLVINAKKLEILKDQVIFLGHLLSKEERKSNPEKIQGIVNMKRPENQGEGHTFLRKCMHYSD; encoded by the exons ATGATGTCGCAGTCTGGTACAATTACGGCAAATTTGCTAAAAATAGAAGGATCAGCTATGGCCACAAGAAAGCATGTGCAAAGCATCAGAGAATTTAATGCTTCTCAAAAGCGAATTGATGATTGGCTTGAGCGTTTGGATGTTGCTTTTCTTATAGCGAGAATTACGGATGAAAATCAGCAGCGATTGGTCCTGATAAAAGATATGAGTTCCAAAGCTTTTGCTGAAGTTATGTCGAAGCTAGAACCAATGAAACTAAGAGATACTCTGCTTGCAAAGCTGGTGGATAATTTGATGGATTTGTATGGAACAAAGAAAGAAGGTATTTTGGTATTAAGACTTgaattaacaaatttaaaacaaaaaacaGATAAGGATGCTCGTCAGTTTTCTTCAAG AAGGGATAGATTCTTTAGCACAGTTTTTGTCAATGGTTTAAGTGATGATGGAGcaaagaaatttataattgCAA CAGCAAATCCTAGACAAAGTAACGTTGTTGAATACATTGGTTCTAATGGGACGAAATGTCAATGCTGTGTACATAATGGACAcagtaaagaaaaatttcgTATTAAGGATGCAACTTGTAGAAAATGTAGCCGTAAAAAACATCTAAAATATGTGTGCAGAAGTGGGAAACGTTTTGAGAATAagattaaagaaataaaattttgtgatAACGAAAGTGATAGTAATTCAATGTTTAATTTAGAAATGGATATGATTGAAAGTAAAAATGGTAATCAATTCACAAAGGagtttgatataaaaattaatggtTTCTATGTAAAAGAGAAACTTGATACTGTAACAGATAGATCCATTATCTTTAAAGAAATTTGGAAGAGTATTGGTTCTCCaatgttaaagaaaaataat AAGCCAAGAAAAAGAGCGATGATTGAATTAAGGGTATTTTCAAAGGAAAAATGCTTTATCGAGAGGGATGTtataagtttattaaaattagttCTTAATGAGATATTTTATggaaaaattgaaaaaattagtGAATCACctgaatttttaattagaaGTTTTGTTGAAAAGTACCCTAAACTTTATAAGGTAGATAGAACCGATGGTTCTAATTTAAATACAAAGCTATATTTGAAACCTGAGGCAATACCAAAGTTTGTACCAGCTCGTAGTCATTCTTTAGCACTTAGAAAAGTAATTAAGAAAGAGATTCAGCGTTTGATAGCTGCAAACATTTTCCAACCA GATTTTTCTCGTACAATTAATCCTCAACTTCAAGTTGAACAATTTCCAACTCCAAGCTTAACTGATgctattaataaaatagcaGGTAGATGTGTGTTTGCGAAGATAGATTTAAAAAACGCTTTCAACCAGTTACATATGGATAGTGAAAGCATGAAAATACTGACAGTATCCACGCCTAAAGGATTAATGGCAGTAAAAAAGCTACAACCTGGAATTGCTTCAGCTTTGGCTATTTTTCAACATCACATGTATGATGGTCTTGGTAATATGGAAATGGTAAGCTGCTATTTTGACGACATAATAGTCGCTGGAAAGTCTAAGAATGATCTTATTAGTCGTCTTGATGTAGTTTTCAAAAAGTTAAATGAAATGGGCCTTGTTATAAACGCGAAAAAACTTGAAATTTTGAAAGATCAGGTAATATTCCTAGGTCATTTATTGAGTAAAGAGGAAAGAAAGTCGAATCCAGAGAAGATTCAAGGAATAGTTAATATGAAAAGGCCTGAGAATCAGGGGGAAGGACATacatttttaagaaaatgtATGCATTATTCTGATTAA
- a CDS encoding Aspartic peptidase domain-containing protein — MITKEDITISNNNHRAPAVETQSERIPLEGNVNNETTEGVLSGGRDAHRKMSNVENEQIERLLPSGKETILAIEKEEGDHHPFVNLRINGMVIKSFIDDGSALSAIKQERMERNWEF; from the coding sequence ATGATTACAAAAGAAGACATCACAATATCAAACAATAACCATAGAGCTCCGGCAGTTGAAACTCAATCAGAAAGGATACCTTTGGAAGGAAATGTTAACAATGAAACAACAGAAGGTGTTTTAAGTGGAGGTAGAGATGCCCACAGAAAAATGAGTAACGTGGAGAATGAACAAATAGAAAGGCTGTTACCCAGCGGAAAGGAAACAATCCTGGCTATAGAGAAGGAAGAAGGGGACCATCACCCGTTCGTGAATTTAAGGATAAATGGGATGGTAATTAAATCCTTTATTGATGATGGAAGCGCGCTATCAGCTATAAAACAAGAACGAATGGAGAGAAATTGGGAGTTCTGA